Within Deltaproteobacteria bacterium, the genomic segment AGGGGGGATAGCTTTATAATCGAGAGCCTGCCGAAGCCCTCCATCCTGGTTATAAACAAGATCGATACGGTGAAAAAAGGCGAGATACTGAGGATAATTGACGAATCCGGCAAATTTGAGGGCAAGTTCCTGGAAGTAATCCCTATATCCGCGGTCAATGCCGACGGGATTGACGACCTCCTCAAAACGATAGTGAAATATCTGCCGGAGGGTCCGAAATACTTCCCGGAGGATATGATCACCGACCAGCCGGAGAGATTCCTCGCTGCCGAGCTCATCAGGGAAAAAATATTCAGGTTGACTCACGAGGAGATTCCCTACAAGACCGCCGTAGCGATTGAGGAATTCAAAGACGTCCCGGAGAAAAAACTCGTAAGAATTTCGGCGCTCGTGTACGTGGAGAGAAAAAATCACAAGGGGATTATTATCGGTAAAAAGGGAGAGATGTTAAAGGAGATAGGCACTCAAGCTCGCGCCGATATTGAAAGAATACTCGGCTCCAGGGTGTTTCTTGAAATATGGGTCAAGGTAAGCGAGAAGTGGACCGAGAGGGAAAATCTCATAAGGGATTTCGGGTACGGCAGCTGAATTCGGACAGGAACTTCGACCGGTTCATTGGTTCTAAATGCGGATTGCCGGGCCGTTGAATTAAGATAGATCTGAAGCTCGTTTAATTGGTTTATTTTCCTGCCTAGCTATCTATTTCCCCTTAAAAACGGGCTTCCTCTTCTCGGCGAAAGCCCTCTGACCCTCTTTATAATCCTCGCTGTTCTGTACGTCAAGCGTCAGCTGTTTGATAAGCTCATCGTCATCCTCGCTCACAACGAGGCTTTTTTCCCATACCCCCGCCATTGCTTTAAGCGCCTTTAGCGAGAGAGGGGCATTCTCGGTAATTTCCTCCGCCATATCGCGTGTGAATTTTTCGAGTTTATCCGAATGTACCACGAAGTTGACCAGTCCCATGTCCGCCGCCCTCTCGGAGGATACGGGTTTTCCGGTGAGAAAAAGCTCTTTGGTATATCCGGGCCCTATCAGGTTCAGAAAGCGCCTTACGCCCGAATAGGAATAGACAACCCCGAGCTTCGCGGGAGGCATTCCCAAAAGACAATTATCGGCTGCTATCCTGATGTCGCATGTCGCTGCAATCTCGAGACCCGCGCCGAACGCGTGGCCGTTTATCATGGCGATAACCGGGTAGGGGAAGTTCTCGATTGATTCCACCGCCACCGGAAGGGGGTTATTCCCTTCGTGGTTCCTTATCATATCGTCTTCGCGGATAGCGTTTATGTCGTATCCCGATGAAAATGCCTTATCTCCAGCCCCCCGTATTATTACGCATCTGACGCTCCCCTCTTCCTTTAATCTTTTCAATTCCGAATCCAGCCCCAAAAGCATTTCCGGAGTGACCAGGTTTCTCTTCTCGGGACGGTTTATGGTGAGTGTGCAGACGCGCCCGTTTTCATCTACGATAAGTTCCTTCGGTACCGGCATTAGAACCTCAGAATAAATCAAATGAATTTAACAGACAAGTATCTTCGCGGCGCTCTCTTTGTCAAATACGGAGCTGAGTGAGGCCGTTTAACTAGAGCTATTTGAAAAAGTTGGTTATTATTTATCCTTTATAAAGTCAGGAGAGTGATAATATGCCTTTATTTGAATATGAATGCGACCATTGTATAGAGAGGTATAACAGGGATATAGACGCCCTTGTTGCGAAGCTGAATAAAACAAACGCTTCTAAAATAATGAAGAATAATACCGGTTTTACTCATATTGAAGTAACCGATGACGAGAAGGGTAAATTGCTGTTTTCGCTCGGAGAGAAGAGCGATAGCAGAAGCGCCAGAAGATTTCGTTACAAGCTGGATAAGAACAGAGTGCTTTCCCTCGAGCTTAAGAATTTCAGATTCAGCTCTCTGGTTTACGATAAAGATGATGAAAAGGATATCTCTTGTCCCCTGTGCGGCGGTAATAAAGTGCAGAGGGTTTTTTCAACTTTCAAGGCGATTTTCGAGGACAAGAGCAAGAGAGCGCCCGGCCCCGGAGACGAGCTTAAATGGCACCTGGAGTACAAACAGCAGAAAGACGAGGAAATGAGGAACGACTGGGTCGGACAGGATCATCTAAATCAATATTTCAACAGATAATTCAGCCTACGGGGGTAAATAAATGCCGCTTTATGAGTACGAGTGCACACAATGCAGGAAAAACGTTGAGGATTCCTTAAGAGAGATTGAAAATAAAGTCACCAAGAAGAAGGTCTCAGGCCTGGTGAAAAAATATGACAATATAAACCATATCGGCGTGCTCGATCTGGAGAATGAAAAAGTTCTGGCCGAGCACGGAAAGCGTGACAGGGACTGTGTGGACCTCGATTTCTTTTTGAACGAGGGAGCTCTGCTGGTCTTGTTCAATCTACAGAAGAATTTCCGTTTCTCCGAGCTTATTTACGATGAAGAGGATGAGAAAGATCTGAAATGCCCGTTCTGCAGAACCAGGAAAGTCGAAAAAGTTGTGTCGAGCTTCGCGTTCACGAGTGATCTTTCAACCGATATGCCCAAGCCCGACCTGTCAAACCTGCCGCCGTCGGTAAGGAACAGGACATTCATCGGCGACTATATAGAGGAAAAAGACAGGCCGAAGAAAAACAGGTAACGGATGCCGGACGATCTCGTCCCGCTACGGCTAACTCAAAGTCTTACGGTTTTTACAAGGTTCGATATCGGGGTTTAATTTCCGTATCCGGGAGATTGCAACTTTATTCTGTACCACTACCCCGGTATGTTTCACGGGGTTTTCCGAACCTTTTCCCCAGTTCGTTGTAGATGTCCCCGGGGGTGATTCCAAAATATGAAAGAGCGATCAGGGAATGGAACCAGAGGTCCGCTGTCTCGTATATGATCTCTCCCCTGTCCCCGTTCTTGGCCCCGATAATAGCTTCAGCCGCCTCCTCCCCGACCTTTTTCAATATTTTATCGAGCCCCTTCTCGAATAGTCCGCTTACGTAAGAGTCCTCGCGCGCGTTTTTTCTCCTGTCCTCTATAACGTTGTAAACCTCTTCCAGGGTCTTTCCCGTACTCTCTCCACTGAATGAGGGAGCGCTGGTGTCAGCCCCCTGCTGCGATGTATAGAAGCACGTTCTCTGCCCGGTGTGACACGCTACACCGGTTTGTTCGACCAGCACCAGAACGGTGTCGAGGTCACAGTCGAAAAATATGTCTTTCACGTCCTGAACATTGCCCGATTCCTCCCCCTTCATCCAAAGCTCCTGTCTCGACCTGCTCCAGAAATGGGTTTTTCCCGTATCGAGTGTTTTCTCAAGAGATTCCCTGTTCGCGTAAGCGAGCATCAGCACCTGTCCGTTTTTTATGTCCTGCACGATAACCGGAACGAGCCCTTTGTCATCGTATTTAATTTCGTCTAAATCCATTTGAGTTCCTCCGATTTGTTTATATTAACCCAATAATCAATGAATTCCGAGAGGAGTTATCCCTCCGGCTTTACTTCCGCGCCGATATTACTTATATTTATAATTCGTAAAATTTCTGATCAGGGGGGACGCTCGGATGGCAAGAGTAACCATAGAGGATTGTTTGGAGAAGGTAGTGAACAGATTCGCGCTTTCAGTGGCGGCGATGAAGCGGGCAAGGCTGCTCGTTAAGGGTGCCGCGCCGCTTTCGGAAGAAACGGATAATAAAGAAGTTGTCACGGCGCTCAGGGAAATCGCCGAAGAAAAAGTAAAGGTGATATACCCCGTAGGCCAGGACGAATACTGAGTATCCTTTTCCCGGTCAATCGAGATTCATTTTATTAAACTGTACCCTCCTGCTGTGTTTTGGTTTGCGATATTCCCCCCGGCTTTTCTAATTAAGCTACGCTGTCAATCGTGAGCCGTGGCCGTTTCCCGGTACGCGGGGCAATTTCAATCCAGCCTGCTCCCTTCAATATCCGCTCTCCCGTCAGTAAGCTTGTCGGCTGATTTATGCAGTATATGTTTTCAATCGCTTCCCGAAAGGATATATTTCACGTAACAACTTAACAATATTGCGGAGAACACGCTTCGGATGATTCAGGTTGGTATCGATACGGGCGGGACATTTACTGATTTTGTATTCTTTGACGGAATTAGGCTTTTCACCCATAAAATATCCTCCACTCCCGACGACCCTTCCAGAGCAATAATGGAAGGTTTAAACGAGGCCCTGGGAGCGGTATTAAAAGACGTGGAAATAGTTCACGGCACCACTGTCGCAACCAATGCCCTCCTGGAGCGTAAAGGAGCGCGCATAGCCCTCGTAACGACCGAGGGATTCGAAGATCTAATAGAGATAGGGAGACAAAACCGGGGGGAACTCTACAATATATTCTGGGAAGCCCCCGGACCGCTCGTTGAAAGGGTGTTAAGGCTGGGTATAAGCGAGCGGACAACCTTTGAGGGGAATATAGCCAAGCGTATAAAACTCGGTGACCTTAAAAAACTGCTTGCGAAGTTAAAAAGGCTGAATCCCGAAGGGGTGGCAATATCGTTTCTTCATTCTTATATGAATTCCGAGAATGAGAACCGTGTGGCCGACTATCTGAAAAAGTCCGGACTGCCGCTTTCCGTTTCTTCCCGGATACTGCCGGAGTTCCGGGAGTACGAAAGGACTTCGACCATCGTGGCCAATGCCTATCTTCTGCCTAAAGTGAAGGCGTACATGAGCTCCCTGACCGAGAGTATCTCTGCCCGGGGAGGCTCGAGTGATAAAATCACGATCATGCAGTCGAGCGGAGGAATTATCTCGCCCGGACAGGCCGGCGAGGAGCCCGTTCGTATTCTCACTTCCGGTCCTGCGGGGGGGGTAGTGGGAGGATTTAAAGTAGCTCAAATGACCGGTTATGAGAAAGTCATGACCTATGACATGGGCGGGACATCGACCGATGTCGCGCTCTGTGACGGCAGTCCGAAATTCACAACCGAGACGAATATAGACGGGATACCGATCAAGGTTCCGATGATTGATGTCCATACTATAGGAGCCGGAGGAGGCTCTGTCGCTTATGCGGACACGGGAGGGGCTCTGAAAGTCGGTCCGCGGAGCGCGGGGGCGGACCCCGGACCCGCCTGTTACGGGAAGGGCAGGGAGCCCGCCGTAACAGATGCCAATGTGCTTCTGGGCAGGATAGACCCG encodes:
- the rpoZ gene encoding DNA-directed RNA polymerase subunit omega, which codes for MARVTIEDCLEKVVNRFALSVAAMKRARLLVKGAAPLSEETDNKEVVTALREIAEEKVKVIYPVGQDEY
- a CDS encoding hydantoinase/oxoprolinase family protein, with the protein product MIQVGIDTGGTFTDFVFFDGIRLFTHKISSTPDDPSRAIMEGLNEALGAVLKDVEIVHGTTVATNALLERKGARIALVTTEGFEDLIEIGRQNRGELYNIFWEAPGPLVERVLRLGISERTTFEGNIAKRIKLGDLKKLLAKLKRLNPEGVAISFLHSYMNSENENRVADYLKKSGLPLSVSSRILPEFREYERTSTIVANAYLLPKVKAYMSSLTESISARGGSSDKITIMQSSGGIISPGQAGEEPVRILTSGPAGGVVGGFKVAQMTGYEKVMTYDMGGTSTDVALCDGSPKFTTETNIDGIPIKVPMIDVHTIGAGGGSVAYADTGGALKVGPRSAGADPGPACYGKGREPAVTDANVLLGRIDPEWFLGGRMKIYPGKSEAALRAVAKKLKYSVKGLAEGVIKVANANMARALRVISIGRGYDPREFALLSFGGAGGLHACELASDMGMKTVIFPVDPGVLSALGMLVADSFKDYGLTLFLGENGSRINELEENFRVLEARSGEDFPGSAVKFERYVDVRYKRQAHEVTVPYGKNFVRSFHRTHKKMYGYMKPESEVEVVTLRLRAIAQKKKLKLPLLKNKKKEIRPVRKKVLFEGREIKVDTYRREDFYPGYKFSGPSLVLESTSTLFITPDYNCEIDTWGNIIARS
- a CDS encoding enoyl-CoA hydratase-related protein, with amino-acid sequence MPVPKELIVDENGRVCTLTINRPEKRNLVTPEMLLGLDSELKRLKEEGSVRCVIIRGAGDKAFSSGYDINAIREDDMIRNHEGNNPLPVAVESIENFPYPVIAMINGHAFGAGLEIAATCDIRIAADNCLLGMPPAKLGVVYSYSGVRRFLNLIGPGYTKELFLTGKPVSSERAADMGLVNFVVHSDKLEKFTRDMAEEITENAPLSLKALKAMAGVWEKSLVVSEDDDELIKQLTLDVQNSEDYKEGQRAFAEKRKPVFKGK
- the hisIE gene encoding bifunctional phosphoribosyl-AMP cyclohydrolase/phosphoribosyl-ATP diphosphatase HisIE codes for the protein MDLDEIKYDDKGLVPVIVQDIKNGQVLMLAYANRESLEKTLDTGKTHFWSRSRQELWMKGEESGNVQDVKDIFFDCDLDTVLVLVEQTGVACHTGQRTCFYTSQQGADTSAPSFSGESTGKTLEEVYNVIEDRRKNAREDSYVSGLFEKGLDKILKKVGEEAAEAIIGAKNGDRGEIIYETADLWFHSLIALSYFGITPGDIYNELGKRFGKPRETYRGSGTE
- the era gene encoding GTPase Era, with amino-acid sequence MNKEDKFRSGFIAVIGRPNVGKSTLINVVVGEKIAAVSEKPNTTRNRILGIKNMPDAQLVFLDTPGIHKARGKLGKAMVHTAMSAVQEADVILTMVEVKEPFGRGDSFIIESLPKPSILVINKIDTVKKGEILRIIDESGKFEGKFLEVIPISAVNADGIDDLLKTIVKYLPEGPKYFPEDMITDQPERFLAAELIREKIFRLTHEEIPYKTAVAIEEFKDVPEKKLVRISALVYVERKNHKGIIIGKKGEMLKEIGTQARADIERILGSRVFLEIWVKVSEKWTERENLIRDFGYGS